A window of Garra rufa chromosome 16, GarRuf1.0, whole genome shotgun sequence contains these coding sequences:
- the fosl1a gene encoding fos-related antigen 1a has product MYNYGNLGRGIDRTFPDNSSGSGSNSATLATSTNTTQQQQQKYSVAGSSQFVPSLNAITSNQDLQWMLQPSILGTPGPSRALRPAYPLPPRIPSMNPQFSQSHLTRPGVIRAATAVGHPTRSRNEEHLSPEELERRRVRRERNKMAAAKCRNRRRELTDTLQCETDQLEDEKSRLQKEIAELQKEKEKLELVLEAHRPICKVQDSDSDSDSNSDIPTLSGIKIEPVDPDLPGPSRESKSYAKPCKPKPKITIPPSGPASTVTSIPLDSESLHTPILISTPSLTPFTASLVFSYPGSSMDTSSATSSQALNLTASHGTSQPSHNPQPCGVAHRRSSSSGDQSDHSLNSPTILTL; this is encoded by the exons ATGTACAACTACGGAAACCTGGGCAGAGGAATCGATCGGACCTTCCCAGATAACAGCTCTGGATCAGGCTCGAACTCTGCGACTCTCGCGACAAGCACCAACACAACTCAACAACAACAG CAGAAGTATTCTGTGGCAGGATCCAGTCAGTTTGTGCCCAGTCTCAATGCCATAACTTCAAACCAGGACCTTCAATGGATGCTTCAGCCGTCCATTCTAGGCACCCCAGGACCTTCCAGGGCACTTCGACCAGCTTACCCACTGCCACCTAGAATCCCATCTATGAATCCTCAATTTTCTCAATCGCATCTGACCCGGCCGGGTGTTATTAGAGCAGCTACGGCCGTTGGCCACCCAACAAGAAGTAGAAATGAAGAACAT CTATCACCTGAGGAACTTGAGCGGCGTAGAGTTAGAAGGGAACGCAACAAAATGGCTGCAGCTAAGTGCAGGAATCGACGACGCGAACTGACTGACACACTACAATGC GAAACTGACCAACTAGAGGATGAAAAATCACGTCTGCAGAAGGAGATCGCagagctccagaaggaaaaagagAAGCTTGAGTTGGTCCTTGAAGCCCACAGACCCATCTGCAAAGTCCAGGACTCGGACTCAGACTCTGACTCCAACAGTGACATCCCGACACTGAGCGGAATCAAGATTGAGCCTGTGGACCCCGATCTTCCTGGACCTTCCAGAGAATCAAAGAGCTACGCCAAGCCTTGTAAACCCAAGCCTAAAATCACCATCCCACCTTCAGGTCCAGCCTCCACCGTTACCAGCATACCTCTGGATTCAGAGTCTCTTCATACTCCCATCCTCATCTCGACTCCATCTCTGACCCCTTTTACTGCCAGCCTGGTCTTCAGCTATCCTGGTTCTTCAATGGATACCAGCTCTGCGACTTCATCCCAAGCTCTCAATCTCACCGCCTCTCATGGTACCAGCCAGCCTTCGCACAACCCTCAGCCGTGTGGCGTCGCTCATCgccgcagcagcagcagcggAGACCAGTCAGATCACTCTCTCAATTCACCAACCATCCTCACACTTTAA